From a single Fulvivirga ulvae genomic region:
- a CDS encoding polysaccharide deacetylase family protein codes for MRLILIFVLLSITSACNSGSSEKAVVSEPVTGNRSVVCFVYHRFGDNRYPSTNVSLTDFAAHLKYLKEHQFTVMTLSDAVKYLRTGDSNMKVAVITVDDGYDTFLSGAMPLLRKFGYPATLFVNTETVGGGGYLDWDELRKISGEGVEIGNHSHSHAYFLNIPEHERVQKFREDVRQAQAMIRERLDLEPAAFAYPYGEFSPEMKKVIEEMGFESAAAQNSGVMNSHGDYFALPRFPMADAYADINGFAEKAGMEPLRIKEEIPASVLVTNDPPSIEIDFMNEGLNTSSLQCFVQSGSCNVQILREDPLKVKLTARQPLKRRRTLYTVTIRSAEGKWHWYSHLWIKPEIKE; via the coding sequence ATGAGGTTAATATTGATATTTGTTTTGTTATCCATCACTTCAGCCTGTAATTCCGGTTCATCAGAAAAAGCAGTAGTCAGCGAGCCGGTAACGGGAAACAGGTCAGTAGTTTGCTTTGTTTACCACCGTTTTGGAGATAACAGATATCCTTCAACCAATGTAAGTCTTACTGATTTTGCCGCGCACCTGAAATATCTTAAAGAGCATCAATTTACCGTAATGACTCTGTCTGATGCAGTGAAGTATCTACGGACAGGTGATAGTAATATGAAAGTAGCAGTTATTACGGTGGATGACGGCTACGATACCTTTCTGTCAGGAGCTATGCCACTGTTGCGAAAGTTTGGATACCCTGCCACGCTTTTTGTTAACACTGAAACAGTGGGAGGAGGGGGCTACCTTGATTGGGATGAGTTACGGAAGATATCCGGTGAAGGTGTGGAGATAGGCAACCATAGCCATTCACATGCTTATTTTTTGAATATTCCGGAGCATGAACGCGTTCAAAAATTCAGAGAAGATGTCAGGCAGGCGCAGGCAATGATTCGGGAGCGTCTGGATCTGGAACCTGCGGCATTTGCCTATCCTTATGGAGAGTTTTCTCCTGAAATGAAAAAGGTAATAGAGGAAATGGGTTTTGAGTCGGCAGCAGCTCAGAACTCAGGAGTAATGAATAGCCATGGTGATTATTTTGCCTTGCCCAGGTTTCCGATGGCTGATGCTTATGCAGATATCAATGGCTTTGCTGAGAAGGCCGGCATGGAGCCACTTCGAATAAAAGAAGAAATACCTGCGTCCGTACTCGTAACAAATGATCCGCCTTCCATTGAAATTGATTTCATGAATGAAGGTTTAAATACCTCTTCGTTGCAATGCTTTGTACAGAGTGGTAGTTGTAATGTGCAAATCTTGCGTGAGGACCCTTTGAAGGTGAAATTGACTGCCAGGCAGCCGCTTAAAAGAAGGAGAACTCTCTATACGGTTACCATCCGTTCCGCAGAGGGGAAATGGCACTGGTACAGTCACTTGTGGATTAAACCGGAAATAAAAGAATAA
- a CDS encoding serine hydrolase domain-containing protein, which translates to MKKLLTRFFLLVILIILIYGLSYAWRAFPIISGYGAKNLCSCTYVSGRTPESVIKNELGAFPLSLGTFRIDQSDSSAHGEVFGLAAKKAIYRKGLGCTLISEINESEMRSLEYKLPDSIITLSDTVDWPLGTTIPDSVNSAINMKALKKAVGKAFQEPDKEHPQNTRAVVVIHDGKLILEQYADGYDSTTPQMGWSMTKSVTNALISLLIKDGKLHLYQPAPIELWKAEGDARGIITIDHLLRMSSGLEWEEEYSGPSSATNMLFKQADMGVFAAGFPLENPPDTKWYYSSGTSNILSLIVRQNVNSDYYSFAYERLFNKLGMTSAVIEPDASGVYVGSSYMYATPRDWAKFGLLYLNDGVWNGERILPEGWVKYSSTPTPGAKRGEYGAHFWLNAGAVGDPSDRWYPDAPTDIFSMNGFEGQRVFIVPSKKAVIVRLGLTKRGDFDFNEFLKEVLNTLPD; encoded by the coding sequence ATGAAAAAACTACTGACAAGATTTTTCTTGCTGGTTATTCTCATAATACTCATTTATGGGTTGAGCTATGCATGGCGTGCCTTCCCCATAATCAGTGGTTATGGAGCTAAAAATCTATGTAGTTGTACCTATGTTTCAGGAAGGACGCCTGAATCTGTAATAAAAAATGAGTTGGGAGCTTTTCCGCTTTCCCTGGGGACATTTCGTATTGATCAGTCTGACTCTTCCGCCCATGGTGAAGTTTTTGGGCTGGCGGCTAAGAAAGCTATTTATCGCAAAGGATTAGGATGCACCCTCATTTCTGAAATTAATGAAAGTGAGATGAGATCACTGGAGTATAAACTACCGGATTCAATTATTACACTTTCCGATACGGTTGACTGGCCTCTGGGTACCACTATACCCGACAGTGTTAATAGTGCGATAAATATGAAGGCCTTGAAAAAAGCTGTAGGTAAAGCATTTCAGGAGCCGGATAAAGAGCATCCCCAAAATACGCGGGCTGTTGTAGTTATTCACGATGGCAAATTGATATTGGAACAATACGCCGACGGGTATGACAGTACCACTCCGCAAATGGGATGGTCTATGACTAAAAGTGTGACTAACGCCTTGATCTCCCTTCTCATAAAGGATGGAAAACTTCATTTATATCAACCTGCACCGATAGAGCTGTGGAAAGCGGAGGGAGATGCAAGAGGTATAATAACCATTGACCACCTGCTAAGAATGAGCAGTGGTCTGGAGTGGGAGGAAGAATATTCCGGTCCCAGCAGCGCTACCAATATGTTGTTTAAGCAGGCTGACATGGGGGTTTTTGCTGCAGGTTTTCCGCTGGAAAATCCGCCCGACACTAAATGGTATTATTCAAGCGGAACTTCTAATATTCTCTCTCTGATAGTAAGGCAGAATGTGAATAGTGATTATTATAGTTTTGCTTATGAAAGGCTGTTTAATAAACTCGGTATGACCAGTGCCGTTATCGAACCAGATGCCTCAGGTGTCTATGTAGGCTCCTCATACATGTATGCTACACCCAGAGATTGGGCAAAATTTGGGCTGCTTTATCTGAACGACGGCGTATGGAATGGTGAAAGAATACTTCCCGAAGGCTGGGTTAAATATTCTTCAACTCCAACACCCGGAGCAAAACGGGGAGAGTATGGCGCTCATTTCTGGCTGAATGCCGGAGCCGTAGGTGACCCTTCTGATCGGTGGTACCCGGATGCACCCACTGACATATTTAGCATGAATGGGTTTGAGGGGCAGCGTGTTTTTATAGTTCCGTCAAAAAAAGCAGTTATTGTACGGCTAGGGCTTACCAAGAGAGGTGATTTTGACTTTAACGAATTTTTAAAGGAAGTTTTGAATACCTTACCGGATTAG
- the lhgO gene encoding L-2-hydroxyglutarate oxidase has product MKYDIIVIGAGIVGLATALKIKTKKPALRLLVIDKEDKPAAHQTGHNSGVIHSGLYYKPGSLKATNCINGYHQLIAFCDENGIDYDLCGKIVVATSKEEIPLMHNLFKRGEQNGLTNMKLLKADELKEYEPHVNGLEGIFVPQTGIVNYKVVAQKYAALIREKGGDIHLGERVVGIHTGTTESTVATDKGTYTTKLVVNCAGLYSDKVAAFTHQKINVKIIPFRGEYYKLNANKEGLVKNLIYPVPDPNFPFLGVHFTRMMEGGVEAGPNAVLAFKREGYKKSDISVKELGESLAWPGFQKVAMKYWKTGMGEMYRSFSKAAFTKALQKLLPEIREEDLQPGGAGVRAQACDRNGGLIDDFLILENEYAVNVCNAPSPAATSSLSIGDTVSNLALKRF; this is encoded by the coding sequence TTGAAGTACGATATAATTGTAATAGGCGCAGGGATTGTTGGTCTAGCTACAGCCCTAAAGATAAAAACAAAAAAACCTGCCCTTAGGTTATTGGTGATTGATAAAGAAGATAAACCCGCAGCGCATCAGACCGGGCATAATAGTGGGGTGATACACTCCGGGCTCTACTATAAGCCCGGAAGCCTGAAAGCTACCAATTGTATAAACGGGTATCACCAACTCATTGCTTTTTGTGATGAGAATGGAATTGACTATGACCTCTGTGGAAAAATTGTAGTGGCTACCTCCAAAGAGGAAATCCCATTGATGCATAACTTGTTCAAGCGAGGTGAACAAAACGGCCTTACTAATATGAAGCTTTTGAAAGCTGATGAGTTGAAAGAATACGAACCACACGTAAATGGACTTGAAGGAATTTTCGTGCCTCAAACGGGTATTGTTAATTATAAAGTTGTCGCTCAAAAATATGCAGCGCTCATCCGTGAAAAAGGTGGAGACATCCATCTTGGCGAAAGAGTTGTTGGCATCCACACAGGAACTACAGAAAGCACTGTGGCCACAGACAAAGGTACATATACTACCAAGCTGGTCGTAAACTGCGCAGGATTGTATTCTGACAAAGTGGCTGCATTTACCCATCAAAAAATTAATGTTAAGATCATACCGTTCAGAGGTGAATATTACAAACTGAATGCGAATAAGGAAGGATTGGTTAAAAACCTGATCTACCCTGTCCCGGATCCTAATTTCCCGTTTCTTGGGGTTCATTTTACGCGTATGATGGAAGGAGGCGTTGAAGCCGGCCCCAATGCTGTGCTTGCATTTAAGCGGGAAGGATACAAAAAAAGCGACATAAGTGTGAAGGAACTTGGGGAATCTCTTGCCTGGCCGGGTTTTCAGAAAGTAGCCATGAAGTACTGGAAAACAGGCATGGGTGAGATGTACAGATCGTTTTCAAAGGCAGCATTTACCAAAGCCCTGCAAAAACTGTTGCCTGAGATCAGGGAAGAAGACTTGCAACCTGGCGGAGCAGGTGTCCGAGCTCAGGCCTGCGACCGTAACGGAGGCTTAATAGATGATTTTCTGATCCTTGAAAATGAATATGCCGTAAACGTATGTAACGCGCCATCTCCTGCGGCTACTTCTTCGCTATCCATCGGTGACACCGTATCCAATCTTGCGCTGAAACGTTTTTAA
- a CDS encoding YwbE family protein: protein MNGTNRKDISPGLRVAIVLKKDQRTGKLTEGIVKDLLTKSPTHHRGIKVRLQDGQIGRVQQILDEE from the coding sequence ATGAACGGTACCAACAGAAAAGATATCAGTCCGGGCTTAAGGGTTGCCATTGTGCTAAAAAAAGACCAACGGACAGGAAAACTCACAGAAGGAATAGTAAAAGACCTGCTGACCAAATCACCTACTCACCACCGGGGTATCAAAGTTCGGCTGCAGGATGGCCAGATTGGCCGAGTACAACAAATCCTTGACGAGGAATGA
- a CDS encoding helix-turn-helix domain-containing protein: MKLHIRNMVCPRCIAAVRDLLEQESIRYTSVTLGEVVTESDIPQGKLKTIDQGLKQLGFELINNRQQQNIESIKNIVIRKVHHEENTLQQQKFNWSDIIAETLNQDYKSLSRLFSSVEGITIEQYIIKQKIEKVKELLLYDQLTLSEIAWKLGYSSVAHLSGQFQKVTGMSPSAFKKQSQPHRSFIDQI, from the coding sequence ATGAAACTACACATTAGGAATATGGTATGCCCACGCTGCATTGCAGCTGTCAGGGACTTACTGGAACAGGAAAGCATCAGGTACACGTCCGTAACACTGGGTGAAGTAGTAACTGAATCTGATATCCCTCAAGGCAAGTTAAAGACCATTGACCAGGGTTTGAAACAATTGGGCTTTGAGCTGATCAACAACCGCCAACAACAGAACATCGAGTCCATTAAAAATATTGTGATCCGCAAAGTACATCATGAAGAAAATACCCTTCAACAGCAAAAGTTTAATTGGTCGGACATTATAGCGGAAACGCTAAATCAGGACTATAAAAGCCTAAGCCGGCTGTTCTCTTCTGTTGAAGGGATCACTATAGAGCAGTACATCATCAAGCAAAAAATTGAAAAGGTAAAAGAGTTGCTCCTGTACGACCAGCTTACCCTTTCTGAAATAGCCTGGAAACTTGGGTATAGCAGCGTTGCCCACCTCAGCGGACAATTCCAAAAAGTAACAGGCATGAGTCCAAGCGCTTTCAAAAAACAATCACAACCTCACAGGTCATTTATCGATCAGATATGA
- a CDS encoding YfiR family protein: protein MRKLFFILTFLFVGLAVQAQNYQLHSVYIYSFIRYIQWPGGDTSSDFVIGVLGDSPLIPHLQKMAEVKKAGNRTIVIKKFNSVNEVANSDILFMSKESGNQLQGLLSKLKNKNTMIITEEEGMGKEGSNINFVIRNGKLAFELNRAAMDRADLKVSTELTRLAIII from the coding sequence ATGAGAAAGCTATTTTTTATTCTTACATTTTTATTTGTTGGCCTTGCCGTGCAGGCGCAAAATTATCAATTACATTCTGTTTATATCTATAGTTTCATTCGCTACATCCAATGGCCCGGAGGAGATACTTCCTCCGATTTTGTTATAGGCGTTTTGGGAGACTCACCTTTGATCCCGCACCTTCAGAAAATGGCGGAAGTTAAAAAAGCAGGAAACCGCACCATTGTGATAAAAAAGTTTAACTCGGTAAACGAAGTGGCCAATAGTGACATATTGTTTATGTCTAAAGAGTCAGGTAATCAGTTGCAGGGGCTTTTGTCTAAACTAAAGAACAAAAATACCATGATAATAACTGAGGAAGAAGGCATGGGAAAAGAGGGGAGCAACATTAATTTTGTAATCCGAAATGGCAAGCTCGCTTTTGAACTAAACAGGGCAGCAATGGATCGGGCTGACCTGAAAGTATCAACAGAGCTAACCCGGTTAGCCATTATTATATAA
- a CDS encoding glucosaminidase domain-containing protein — MLKQYIVRIKYKNIYFMLLLALIMGCSDPILKPAFIIAETPEDIKPVTGKWVRPVLYDNRIDFSRLSVKKKKQKFIEMLLPSILLVKHNLAVERARVGNIIWKMKNDDPVSGEDKAFFDTKMEEFKANSPEDLYNRMATHPTSIVLAQAAIESGWGSSRFFNEANNIFGVWSYNPDEDRIMASQSRGDQAIFLRKYPDLRGSIKDYFLTLSRANAYGNYRQQRLKVKDPYQLTYFLKNYSELRYTYVSRLNMVMRKNNLTQYDSLKLDPSYYNSENHIIL; from the coding sequence ATGTTGAAACAGTATATTGTACGAATAAAATATAAGAATATTTACTTCATGTTGTTGCTGGCTTTGATTATGGGGTGTTCTGACCCTATACTAAAGCCTGCATTTATTATAGCTGAGACTCCGGAGGATATTAAACCTGTGACAGGTAAGTGGGTAAGGCCGGTACTGTATGATAACAGAATTGATTTTAGCAGACTTTCTGTAAAGAAAAAGAAACAGAAATTTATTGAAATGCTGTTACCTTCAATTCTATTGGTAAAGCATAACCTCGCAGTAGAAAGGGCTCGTGTTGGCAATATAATTTGGAAGATGAAGAATGACGATCCGGTTAGTGGTGAAGACAAAGCATTTTTTGATACTAAAATGGAAGAGTTTAAGGCCAACAGTCCGGAGGACCTTTATAACCGCATGGCAACGCACCCAACAAGTATTGTGCTTGCGCAGGCTGCAATTGAGAGTGGTTGGGGCAGTTCACGGTTTTTTAACGAAGCTAATAATATTTTTGGCGTTTGGTCATATAACCCTGACGAAGACAGGATTATGGCATCTCAAAGCCGGGGAGACCAGGCCATATTCTTGCGTAAGTATCCCGACTTAAGAGGTTCCATTAAAGATTATTTTCTTACCCTTTCCCGGGCCAACGCTTACGGAAACTATCGCCAGCAGCGGTTAAAAGTAAAGGATCCTTATCAGCTTACCTACTTCCTGAAAAACTATTCAGAGTTACGCTATACCTATGTTTCCAGGTTGAATATGGTAATGCGGAAGAACAACCTTACGCAATACGACAGCCTGAAGCTGGACCCATCATACTACAACAGCGAAAATCATATCATTCTTTAA
- the msrB gene encoding peptide-methionine (R)-S-oxide reductase MsrB, with amino-acid sequence MKILNTPFVLLILTLVFSLVSCSKGQEARKTIERNKKDKIMKSEEEWKKELTSEEYHVLREKGTERAFTGKYWDNHKDGVYYCAACHQKLFDSDTKFESGSGWPSFYEPIDDENVEIIKDTSLGMVREEVVCSRCGGHLGHVFPDGPEPTGLRYCINSAAMDFKEEK; translated from the coding sequence ATGAAAATTTTAAATACCCCCTTTGTTTTGCTTATTTTAACACTGGTGTTTAGCCTTGTATCATGCAGTAAAGGGCAAGAGGCAAGAAAAACTATTGAGAGAAATAAAAAGGATAAAATAATGAAGTCAGAAGAAGAATGGAAAAAAGAGCTTACCTCGGAAGAATATCATGTTCTTAGAGAGAAAGGCACTGAAAGAGCATTTACCGGGAAGTACTGGGACAATCACAAAGATGGTGTTTACTACTGCGCTGCATGCCATCAGAAGTTATTTGATTCTGACACCAAGTTTGAGTCTGGTAGCGGCTGGCCAAGCTTCTATGAACCCATAGACGACGAAAATGTGGAAATAATAAAGGATACCAGCCTCGGTATGGTTCGGGAAGAAGTGGTTTGCTCCAGATGTGGCGGCCACCTTGGCCATGTTTTCCCCGATGGCCCTGAACCTACAGGACTAAGGTACTGCATTAACTCGGCAGCAATGGATTTTAAGGAAGAAAAATAA
- a CDS encoding YheT family hydrolase, whose protein sequence is MPLVQSKYKPPFYLKNGHLATVVPSAFRRVSDVEYIRERITTADGDFLDLDWSTQSSEKLIIISHGLEGSANRPYVKGMTKYFYRYGWDTLAWNCRSCSGEINSKARFYHHGDSEDLARVVEHAIGKSDYSTVVLVGFSMGGSMTLKYLGEMSDHIMPQVRGGAVFSVPVDLGSSVAELARRSNNFYRRRFLKKLEKKIKLKAVKYPDEVQYTGFDNIRYFPDFDNMYTAPLHGFKDAEDFYNKASAKQYMYNVKRPTLLVNAWNDPFLPEACYPQKQCEKHNYLYFESPEYGGHVGFTLKGSEFNYMEHRALQFFNENID, encoded by the coding sequence ATGCCCTTAGTTCAGTCAAAATACAAACCTCCTTTTTATCTAAAAAATGGCCACCTGGCCACGGTTGTTCCCAGTGCATTTCGTAGGGTTAGTGATGTGGAGTATATAAGGGAGCGAATTACCACTGCGGACGGTGATTTTTTAGACCTTGACTGGTCAACCCAGAGTTCTGAAAAGCTTATTATAATTTCGCACGGTCTGGAGGGAAGTGCCAACCGGCCTTATGTGAAAGGTATGACCAAATACTTTTACAGATATGGTTGGGATACACTTGCCTGGAACTGCCGCAGCTGCAGTGGGGAGATCAATAGCAAGGCGCGATTTTACCATCATGGAGATAGCGAAGATCTTGCCCGGGTAGTGGAGCATGCCATAGGGAAAAGTGACTATTCTACTGTAGTACTTGTGGGCTTCAGTATGGGAGGAAGCATGACGCTGAAGTATCTGGGTGAAATGAGTGACCATATTATGCCGCAGGTCAGGGGAGGTGCTGTCTTTTCAGTTCCGGTCGATCTTGGTTCGAGTGTCGCGGAACTGGCAAGAAGGAGCAATAATTTTTATCGCAGGCGTTTCCTCAAAAAGCTGGAGAAAAAGATCAAACTAAAGGCGGTTAAGTACCCTGATGAAGTACAATATACAGGGTTTGATAATATTCGTTATTTTCCTGATTTTGATAACATGTATACAGCACCGCTACACGGCTTTAAGGATGCTGAGGATTTTTATAATAAGGCAAGCGCTAAACAATATATGTATAATGTGAAGCGTCCGACCCTCCTGGTTAATGCCTGGAACGATCCGTTTTTACCCGAAGCGTGTTATCCGCAGAAACAATGTGAAAAGCATAATTACCTGTATTTTGAATCACCTGAGTATGGAGGCCATGTAGGGTTTACATTGAAAGGGAGCGAGTTTAACTATATGGAGCACAGAGCTCTGCAGTTCTTCAACGAAAATATTGACTAA
- the moeB gene encoding molybdopterin-synthase adenylyltransferase MoeB has translation MLTTNELARYQRHLTLPQFGQAGQEKLKTSKVLVVGSGGLGSPVLLYLAAAGVGTIGIVDFDQVDETNLQRQVLFQQIDIGKSKARLAAEKLKSLNPYIDVEVHEIRLTSENALDVLKNYDLIIDGTDNFPTRYLVNDACTMLGKPFVYGSIFRFEGQVAVFNYQNGPNYRDLYPEPPEPESVPNCAEGGVIGVLPGIIGSMQANEAIKVLAKIGQPLSGKILIFDALSMQSRIIKINRNKNAPVIDKLIDYEEFCYGPKTTKIMKEITVQELKSLQESGEDFQLLDVREPHEYDIANLNGELIPMQQVPEAGDKIARDKKVVVHCRSGARSAQAIQYWESKYGLDNLYNLKGGILEWARQIDSEMQQY, from the coding sequence ATGCTTACCACCAACGAACTTGCACGATACCAGCGCCATCTTACCTTACCACAGTTTGGACAGGCAGGACAGGAAAAACTCAAAACTTCAAAAGTTTTGGTAGTAGGCTCCGGGGGCCTGGGTAGTCCGGTCTTGCTTTATCTGGCGGCTGCAGGTGTAGGTACCATTGGTATTGTGGATTTCGACCAGGTAGATGAAACTAACTTACAGAGGCAGGTACTGTTTCAGCAAATTGACATCGGAAAATCAAAAGCACGGCTTGCTGCGGAAAAATTGAAATCACTCAACCCGTACATTGATGTTGAAGTACACGAAATCCGCCTGACCTCTGAAAATGCACTGGACGTGCTGAAAAATTATGACCTGATCATCGACGGGACTGACAATTTCCCAACAAGGTACCTCGTCAATGATGCCTGCACCATGCTGGGTAAACCTTTTGTATATGGCTCTATTTTCAGGTTTGAGGGGCAGGTGGCTGTATTTAATTATCAAAATGGGCCAAACTACAGAGACCTTTACCCGGAACCACCGGAACCTGAATCTGTACCCAACTGCGCTGAAGGTGGCGTTATAGGAGTGCTTCCCGGCATAATCGGATCCATGCAAGCCAACGAAGCCATTAAGGTATTAGCAAAGATTGGGCAGCCACTTTCAGGAAAGATACTTATCTTCGATGCGCTGAGCATGCAAAGCAGGATCATTAAAATTAACAGAAATAAAAACGCTCCCGTAATTGACAAACTCATAGACTATGAAGAGTTTTGTTATGGGCCTAAAACCACAAAAATCATGAAAGAAATTACCGTACAAGAGCTGAAATCACTTCAGGAGTCAGGTGAAGACTTCCAGTTACTTGATGTTCGCGAACCACATGAATATGACATTGCCAATTTGAACGGTGAACTTATCCCTATGCAGCAGGTACCTGAGGCCGGAGATAAAATAGCCCGGGATAAAAAGGTAGTGGTACATTGCCGCAGCGGGGCGAGAAGTGCTCAGGCTATTCAGTACTGGGAAAGCAAGTATGGCCTTGATAACTTGTACAACCTTAAAGGAGGTATACTGGAATGGGCCAGACAAATTGACTCTGAAATGCAGCAGTATTAA
- a CDS encoding L-lactate dehydrogenase: MEGRKSIGIIGMGWVGSSVAISILHSGIANELLLYDIKTEIAEGEAMDLSHGSSFYPTARVRATTIEEMMNTEAIVIAAGRGGKPGETRLQLLNENVIIAREIAFKLKNYQGIIVVVSNPVDVLTYFFQKFSGLPESRVIGTGTMLDTARLKEILGKHLHLDPRSVHAQVVGEHGDSDVVLWSGATAGGTDLRAWPGWTSEKEDTIAEQVRTAAQEIIKRKGATNHAIGLVTATLLKWILRGERRIITLSRVMPDALGLGKVAISLPAIVGTDGATEILIPKMSDTEREKLKTSIGVIQQAIASVDQG, translated from the coding sequence ATGGAGGGCAGAAAATCTATTGGAATAATCGGCATGGGCTGGGTTGGCAGTAGTGTTGCCATCTCTATACTCCATTCCGGCATAGCCAATGAACTGCTGCTTTATGACATAAAAACAGAAATTGCCGAGGGTGAAGCCATGGATCTGAGCCATGGCTCCTCCTTCTACCCCACCGCCAGGGTTAGGGCCACCACCATTGAGGAAATGATGAACACGGAAGCAATTGTGATTGCTGCCGGCCGTGGTGGAAAGCCCGGAGAAACGAGGCTTCAGCTGCTGAATGAAAATGTAATTATTGCCCGCGAAATAGCCTTTAAATTAAAAAATTATCAGGGCATTATAGTCGTGGTTTCCAACCCAGTCGATGTACTTACATACTTCTTTCAAAAATTTTCAGGACTGCCAGAATCAAGGGTGATCGGTACAGGGACTATGCTGGATACCGCCCGCCTGAAAGAAATTCTTGGAAAACACCTTCATCTTGATCCGCGTAGTGTTCACGCCCAGGTGGTGGGTGAGCATGGCGACTCTGACGTAGTGTTATGGTCGGGCGCAACTGCAGGGGGAACAGACCTGAGAGCCTGGCCTGGCTGGACATCGGAAAAAGAAGATACGATAGCTGAACAGGTCCGCACGGCTGCACAGGAAATTATAAAAAGAAAAGGTGCCACCAATCATGCCATAGGTTTGGTTACGGCTACATTATTGAAATGGATACTAAGGGGTGAAAGAAGGATCATCACACTGTCCCGTGTTATGCCTGATGCTTTGGGGTTAGGTAAAGTTGCTATTTCTCTCCCTGCCATTGTCGGCACTGATGGAGCCACTGAAATTCTGATCCCTAAGATGTCAGATACGGAGCGGGAAAAACTAAAGACTTCAATCGGTGTGATACAACAGGCCATTGCTTCTGTGGATCAGGGTTAG